The genomic region AATAAAGAATATGATAATAAAAACATTTTTGTTCATATTTTTTAGCTTGCGTTGGGCCAACATCAATACTAATTAATACTAAATAAACGGTTTTTTGTTGAATCGCTTGTAATAACCTAACTCCCGTAATGAGGTTACCGCCTCTTTTTGCTAAACCAAGATAACTATATCCTTGTTGTGGTAACATTGTTAATCTCAACCTTCACTAATTTCACGATATAACATTTCGTAAAATTGATTAGTTAATTTTGTTTTTAATGCCCGCTCTAAAACATTACTTTTTTTTGCTTTTTCATAAATCTCTAATGTTGGTCGTAAATAAGCACCACGACCATTGGCCTTTCCGTTTGGGTCAATAATAATTTCCCCGTTTGATGTCTTAACAATTCGTACCAATTCTTTTTTTGGTAACATTTGTTGTGAAATAACACATTTTCGTAAGGAAATTTTTTTGTGGTTTGCCATCTTGCTCCCTCCTCATTAATTATTTATCTTAATCGTAATAATCATCATAGTCTTCATAGTTAATTTCATCATCTTCCTCTTCATCATCTTGATTTTCAAATTGTTCAGTTTCAAAATAAGAAAGATTTTCTTCAATTTCATTGGCTAATAGCGCTGGGTTTACTTCGGTTAAATTATCAACATGATAATTTTCTTCATCCAAAATCAGCATTTCTTCTACCATTTGTTCTTCAATAATTTCAAATTCTTCAATTGGTAATCCCACTGTGATTGCCACAGGTTCTGGGGTAATTTCTATTTTTGGTTTAATTTTATCTTTTAATTTAACTTGTAAAGCCGTAAGTTCCTCGGCGGTTAAATTACCATTTCATAAAATTTCAATTTGTTTAGTTAATGCTTCATTGTAACTCATAATATTTAGTTTTCATTTCGTTAACTTCGCAACTAATTTGGCAGCACTACCACCTTTCCCAATTGCTAATGATAATTGTTCATCTGGAACAATAACATTCGCTTCTTTTCCTTCTTCATTAGTTATAATTGAAATTACTTTTACTGGTGATAATGAGTTAATAATAAATTGTTGACTATTATCATTATAAATACAAATATCAATTTTTTCATCTTGTAATTCCGCTGTTACTTTATTAATCCGGCTTCCCTTGCTTCCAACACAAGCTCCAATTGGATCAATATTATCATTTGTACTATAAACCGCAATTTTACTACGGCGCCCTGGATCACGGGCAATTTCTTTAACAGTAATTACTTGTTCAAAAATCTCGGGAATTTCGCGTTCTAATAAACGATATAAAAAATCATTGCTTGTTCGAGAACCAGTAATTTGACCGGCATTTTTTGACTTAACAACATCTTCGGCTAAAAAGATAATTGCTTGGCCAACTTCAAAATGATCAGAAAAGATTAAATTCTTGCGGGAAATATAAGCAAATGTTCGTTCAACTTCGACTAATAAGTATTTTTCTTCCGCGGCAATGACAACACCAGTCATTAAATGCCCTTTTTGGACAATATATTCATCAAATATTGAATCCTTTTCGGCTTCTTTAATTTGTTGTTTAATAATTTGGCCAGCTTGGAAAATTATTAACCGAGAAAATTCTTCAGAGTTAACTGGTTCATAAATTTTATCATCAATCGTAATTTCGTCCCCGTATTTTGCTTTTGCTTCATTTAATCCAATTTCTAATAAGTCATCTTCAACTTTTTTGACAACAGTTAATTGTTTGTCAACTTTAATTTGTCCTGTTTTTTGATCAATATCAACAACAATTGTTGCTTCAGGATCAAAATGTTTTTCATAAGCCTTTTTAATTCCTTCTTTAATTGATTCTAAAATTAAATCACGGCTAATTTGTTTTTCACTAACAATTTCATCAATTGTTGTTAATACTTTTGTACCATCAATCATACTATATAATGTTCCTTTCTTAAAATTTAACCGCACAACGCGCAAATTTAATATTTTGATAAGTTATTTGTAACGTTTTACGAGCACCTTTGATAAAATAAGTAACAGTAAGATTCTGTTCCTGATTAACCATTCTTAATTCACCAATAACATCAGCTAAATTATTGACTTTTTCCTTAAATTCCAAATAAACATATGCATTAAGAGTTTGTTGTAATTCATTTCAATCTCGTAATGGTCGTTCCGCTCCAGGTGTTGAAACTTATAACAAATACTCTTCTGAAAATAAATCAAGGTTATCAACCAGATGATTAATTTCTTCGTTAATAATTGTTAACCGATCTAAATCAAGTCCGGTTGTTTGATCTTCAATTAACACTTGCACAACATTTGTTTCAAATTCTTGTAAAAAATTAATGGTAAACAATGTTAAGTTTTGCTCGGTTAAGTAATTCGCTAACGCGGTTCTTAATTGTTGCTCTTGTAGTATAAATTGTTCCATCCAACACCATCCTTTC from Spiroplasma endosymbiont of Polydrusus cervinus harbors:
- the nusA gene encoding transcription termination factor NusA, with product MIDGTKVLTTIDEIVSEKQISRDLILESIKEGIKKAYEKHFDPEATIVVDIDQKTGQIKVDKQLTVVKKVEDDLLEIGLNEAKAKYGDEITIDDKIYEPVNSEEFSRLIIFQAGQIIKQQIKEAEKDSIFDEYIVQKGHLMTGVVIAAEEKYLLVEVERTFAYISRKNLIFSDHFEVGQAIIFLAEDVVKSKNAGQITGSRTSNDFLYRLLEREIPEIFEQVITVKEIARDPGRRSKIAVYSTNDNIDPIGACVGSKGSRINKVTAELQDEKIDICIYNDNSQQFIINSLSPVKVISIITNEEGKEANVIVPDEQLSLAIGKGGSAAKLVAKLTKWKLNIMSYNEALTKQIEILWNGNLTAEELTALQVKLKDKIKPKIEITPEPVAITVGLPIEEFEIIEEQMVEEMLILDEENYHVDNLTEVNPALLANEIEENLSYFETEQFENQDDEEEDDEINYEDYDDYYD
- the rnpM gene encoding RNase P modulator RnpM, yielding MANHKKISLRKCVISQQMLPKKELVRIVKTSNGEIIIDPNGKANGRGAYLRPTLEIYEKAKKSNVLERALKTKLTNQFYEMLYREISEGWD
- a CDS encoding 50S ribosomal protein L7ae-like protein, translating into MLPQQGYSYLGLAKRGGNLITGVRLLQAIQQKTVYLVLISIDVGPTQAKKYEQKCFYYHILYFRCLDFNLTQQALGMDNVKTIGIKDQHLVQRLLTLLNNS